From a region of the Candidatus Blochmanniella camponoti genome:
- a CDS encoding TonB family protein translates to MSIYFCCFLSCVIHVFLMHVLLHHCYHSFNKPVCAQKSNIMTLSLLQTSQLFHESLEKKQLSKTLKTCHKQQHSRSIIRSEKKILDSSKYKLNADKNLPLVEKNNVNVVESTTHSVHLPKKHHDRPYISSCIINRVYPEYPNRAKILNIEGKIIVQYDVNTRGKVDNICILSAVPPGIFEESIRSAMRRWVYESNKPEKKMIITFKFCLNSVKMFGN, encoded by the coding sequence ACTTTTGTTGTTTTTTATCATGTGTAATACATGTATTTCTAATGCATGTATTATTACATCATTGTTATCATTCTTTTAATAAGCCTGTTTGCGCGCAAAAATCTAATATAATGACATTGTCATTATTGCAAACTAGTCAACTTTTTCATGAATCGTTAGAAAAAAAGCAGTTGTCAAAAACACTTAAAACATGTCATAAGCAGCAACATTCAAGATCTATAATTCGTTCAGAAAAAAAAATTTTGGATAGTTCTAAATATAAATTAAATGCTGATAAAAATTTGCCTTTGGTTGAGAAAAACAATGTTAATGTTGTAGAATCTACAACACATTCTGTGCATTTGCCTAAAAAACATCATGATCGACCGTATATATCTTCTTGCATAATTAATCGCGTATATCCTGAATATCCTAATAGAGCGAAAATATTAAATATAGAAGGAAAAATTATTGTACAATATGATGTGAATACTAGAGGTAAAGTTGATAACATATGTATATTATCAGCGGTCCCTCCCGGTATTTTCGAAGAAAGTATTAGATCAGCTATGCGTCGTTGGGTATATGAGAGCAATAAACCAGAAAAAAAAATGATTATTACTTTCAAATTTTGTTTAAATTCTGTAAAAATGTTTGGTAATTAA